The Candidatus Dormiibacterota bacterium genomic interval GCATCCCGAAAATATGCGGCTCTAACCGATTGTAGAGTCCCGGAAAGAGCGTAGCGATAAACGGGATCACTAGGAGTCCGTACCAGAGCTTGCTACTTTTCATAGGTTAACGATTATTAACCCGTGCTCATTCTCCTCGAACGCTTGCTACTTTTCATGCTAAATTTCGTGAGCCATGCGATCCGCTTGAAGTACCAAGCGCACCGATTTTACGGAACTCGCACCGGCTCGGGATAGGCGACGACGCTCCGCAAGCCCTCTGCATCGACCGAACGCACGCCGAGAATATAGTCGTCCTTGCTGACCGGAACGGTCGCTTGCGTGACGTTGCCGACGTTTTTGACGTGCTGCCACAGGGCGGCATCGGTAGCCCGCCAGACGATCTCGTACGAAACGGCGTCGGCGGCCGGCTTCCAGCGAAGGGTCGAATCGTAGCCGAGATGCTGGAGCACCATCTGTGCATCGGCCGGCTGTGCCGGGCCCAGAGCGAGCGTCGCCAGCGTCGCGATGTTGACTTGCGTAGCTCGCGCGAGGTAGTTCCAGTCGTTGAACTGGGGAAGGTCGCCGTACTGCACGCCGTCGACGACGCGGACGTTCTGGTGCTGATGGCGGAAATTTTCATGCGGCTCGACGAAACGGATGGCCGGGAAACCCTCGGCTTGGAACGACTCCTGATCGCCGCCTCGTAAGAATCGATCGGCGCGGAAAATCTGACGCACGTGCATCTCCGGCAGGTACGCGGGCACGGTGTCGCTCACGAACCGCGCCAACTCGCGCGACGGCGAATCGTTCTCGAGCCCTAAGAGGTTGACGCGCGCGTCGACCGTTCCCCTGGGAAGCGCCTCGCTGAAG includes:
- a CDS encoding DUF3311 domain-containing protein, translated to MKSSKLWYGLLVIPFIATLFPGLYNRLEPHIFGMPFFYAYQLIWTVFCGVILAIFIFATREKTDAR